The following proteins are encoded in a genomic region of Gimesia algae:
- a CDS encoding PAS domain S-box protein, whose translation MQEITTVELLEEVKSLRQRVAELELQQAETNPNREYDLAHQYFNLAGEMIIAIGTDETISLVNQQGSLLLEAEESEIIGKNWFDHFLPDANREEVRALFRKLIQGDLMPVEYFENEVQTACGKLKSIAWHNSLLRDGSDRIIGTLSVGVDITARKATEQLLRENDQMFRQISENINELFWVCSPDWREVNYVNHMYEVIWGRSCQSLYEDPRSCLDSIHPDDREFVEREIKEKSSNSLNDPEFPRFRIIHSDGSVRWIQARAFPVCDENNQITRIVGIGEDITRRKQEEDAVNQTNQELERCVQERTQELDRRTVQLKAMFIAIPDVVLVLSRNGEIVNFNSRSKMDYFLSPESRRGSKIGDVLPDDVGRQIRLLINRVYDTRQIETFDYSRVNRGKENWYRARVLPYLPDEILMMIEQINNQKIAEMDLKVLHEKLSEAQRLAHIGSWEWNIQDDTLWWSDEVYRIFGVTKSNFILKNDFFLQTIHPDDRQLVEQMIAQTLNYDIPYSTEHRILRPDGEIRHVHERAVLKKNDAGENLYMYGTVQDLTERYETARVAQEYRDILAHASRLAVMGELTAGISHELNQPLTAIANYTAAINHQLEQGRDVTDLVNKIQKLSLRSGEIVRKLKSLAEKRTQQAIQFNVQESIRSTLELIQYELRHRQIEVKIDSVTRFMVVYADRVQIEQVLANLFINALEAMTESPFPRTLTINVSPAEESMILVAIADTGNGVAADFVDHLFTPFTTNKKNGLGIGLSLSRSLVEAAGGRICYSSNSARGACFHLFLPTRQSLQ comes from the coding sequence ATGCAAGAAATAACCACAGTTGAACTTCTGGAAGAAGTGAAATCTCTCCGTCAACGTGTCGCTGAGCTGGAACTGCAGCAGGCAGAGACAAATCCTAATAGAGAATATGATCTGGCACATCAGTATTTTAATCTGGCTGGTGAGATGATTATTGCGATCGGCACGGATGAGACGATCTCGCTGGTCAATCAGCAAGGCAGTCTACTGCTGGAAGCAGAGGAATCTGAGATCATTGGCAAGAACTGGTTTGATCATTTTCTGCCGGACGCGAATCGGGAAGAAGTGCGCGCTCTGTTCAGGAAGCTGATCCAGGGTGATCTCATGCCAGTGGAGTACTTTGAGAATGAAGTTCAAACAGCGTGTGGAAAATTGAAGTCGATCGCGTGGCACAATTCACTACTGAGAGATGGTTCGGACCGCATCATCGGGACTTTGAGCGTGGGTGTGGATATCACCGCGCGGAAGGCGACAGAACAACTACTGCGCGAGAACGATCAGATGTTTCGCCAGATCTCGGAAAATATTAATGAACTGTTCTGGGTCTGCAGTCCCGACTGGAGAGAAGTCAACTATGTGAATCATATGTACGAGGTGATCTGGGGACGCTCCTGCCAGAGCCTGTATGAGGATCCCCGGTCCTGCCTGGATTCAATCCATCCGGACGATCGGGAATTCGTTGAACGCGAGATTAAGGAAAAATCCAGTAACAGTCTGAATGATCCTGAATTTCCCCGATTCAGGATCATTCACAGCGATGGCAGTGTGCGCTGGATTCAGGCACGCGCCTTTCCTGTTTGTGATGAAAATAATCAGATAACCCGCATTGTCGGTATCGGCGAAGACATTACCAGACGCAAACAGGAGGAGGATGCCGTCAATCAGACGAATCAGGAACTGGAGCGATGTGTCCAGGAACGAACCCAAGAACTTGACAGGCGGACTGTGCAATTAAAAGCCATGTTCATTGCGATACCTGATGTTGTTCTGGTGCTCAGCCGTAATGGGGAAATAGTTAATTTTAACAGCCGCAGCAAGATGGATTATTTCCTGTCTCCCGAGTCGAGGCGTGGCAGCAAAATAGGAGATGTGCTGCCTGATGACGTGGGTAGACAGATCAGGTTGCTCATCAACCGGGTCTATGATACCAGGCAGATTGAAACGTTCGATTATAGTCGGGTCAATCGGGGAAAGGAGAACTGGTATCGTGCCCGTGTGCTACCTTATCTGCCGGATGAAATTCTGATGATGATTGAACAGATTAACAATCAAAAAATCGCGGAAATGGATTTAAAGGTCCTGCATGAAAAACTCTCTGAAGCTCAGAGACTGGCTCATATCGGGAGCTGGGAATGGAATATTCAGGATGACACACTCTGGTGGTCGGATGAAGTCTATCGTATCTTTGGAGTGACCAAATCAAATTTTATTCTGAAGAATGATTTCTTTCTGCAGACGATTCATCCCGATGATCGTCAACTGGTAGAGCAAATGATTGCTCAAACATTGAATTACGATATACCATACAGCACCGAACATCGCATCCTGCGGCCTGATGGGGAAATCCGCCATGTGCATGAGCGCGCTGTGCTGAAAAAGAATGACGCAGGCGAAAATCTATACATGTACGGTACTGTCCAGGACCTTACTGAAAGATATGAAACAGCCCGGGTAGCTCAGGAATACCGGGATATTCTGGCACATGCTTCCCGTCTGGCTGTCATGGGTGAATTGACGGCAGGCATTTCCCATGAGCTTAATCAGCCACTCACCGCGATTGCAAATTATACGGCGGCCATAAATCATCAGTTAGAACAGGGGCGAGATGTGACCGACCTTGTTAATAAAATCCAGAAGCTGTCACTTCGTTCCGGCGAGATTGTGCGGAAACTGAAATCACTGGCTGAAAAACGCACGCAGCAGGCGATCCAATTTAATGTTCAGGAAAGTATTCGAAGTACTTTGGAGTTAATTCAATACGAACTGCGACATCGACAGATCGAAGTGAAAATCGACAGCGTAACGAGATTTATGGTAGTCTATGCTGATCGCGTACAGATCGAGCAGGTATTGGCCAATTTATTTATCAACGCCCTTGAAGCAATGACAGAATCACCTTTTCCCAGAACGTTAACGATCAACGTATCGCCTGCGGAAGAGTCCATGATCCTGGTCGCAATCGCGGATACGGGAAATGGTGTTGCGGCAGATTTCGTCGATCATCTGTTTACGCCGTTCACCACGAACAAGAAGAATGGACTGGGCATCGGTCTGTCTTTAAGTCGCTCGCTGGTTGAAGCAGCCGGAGGGCGAATCTGTTACAGCTCAAATTCAGCACGCGGTGCCTGCTTTCATCTGTTTTTACCCACCCGCCAGAGTTTGCAGTAG
- a CDS encoding SAM-dependent methyltransferase: MIELLWNAPVSESRMTEILAVLELNTGLRILDIGCGCGEVLIRLSERYQITGTGIDLSREHIDEARRRMRGRIPVSQIEFIEADGGAFPFKQNEYALALCLGATHAFASGSDAYRNAIERMIPLVQPGGLLLIADGYLKQPAGPEYRALLGEAIPDEMTHAANVAMGQQLGLIPLAAWTSNEQEWDDFEWRYQRIVERKAREQPDDQGLQEKLQHRREWIQAYLQWGRATLGYGLYLFQKQ, encoded by the coding sequence ATGATCGAACTGCTATGGAATGCCCCGGTGAGTGAATCCCGCATGACCGAAATTCTTGCTGTGCTGGAATTAAACACGGGTCTGAGGATACTGGATATCGGCTGTGGTTGTGGTGAAGTCCTGATTCGCCTCTCTGAACGATATCAGATTACGGGTACGGGAATCGATCTCTCTCGCGAACACATTGACGAAGCCCGCCGTCGTATGCGAGGCCGTATCCCAGTTTCCCAAATCGAGTTCATCGAAGCCGACGGGGGAGCGTTTCCCTTTAAGCAGAATGAATATGCTCTCGCCTTGTGTCTGGGTGCGACGCATGCGTTCGCGTCTGGCAGCGATGCTTACCGCAATGCAATTGAGCGGATGATTCCACTGGTACAGCCTGGCGGTCTGCTGCTCATCGCCGATGGTTATCTGAAGCAGCCGGCAGGTCCGGAATATCGCGCGTTGTTAGGCGAAGCCATTCCTGATGAAATGACGCACGCCGCGAATGTCGCCATGGGACAACAACTGGGCCTGATTCCACTGGCCGCCTGGACCAGTAACGAACAAGAATGGGATGACTTCGAATGGCGCTATCAGCGAATCGTCGAACGAAAAGCCCGGGAACAACCAGACGATCAGGGACTCCAGGAAAAGCTACAACATCGCCGCGAGTGGATCCAGGCTTACCTGCAGTGGGGCCGCGCTACCCTGGGCTACGGTCTCTACCTGTTTCAAAAACAGTAA
- a CDS encoding PA0069 family radical SAM protein — protein sequence MRHGSNLNPPNRFESTYSEPDLEQLEWDEEYLSQPRRMEYIDDNSKSIVTENDSPDLNFRYSVNPYRGCAHGCSYCYARPFHEYLGYNAGLDFETKIMVKHDAAKLFRDFLSRSDWQPELIAFSGITDCYQPAEREFQLTRQCLEVASEANQPIGIVTKNALVVRDLELLTSMARRSLVHVSLSITTLDPQLAREMEPRTSIPAARLRAIRELSAAGVPTKVMVSPIIPGLNDHEVPEILKAAKEAGAMSASYIMLRLPLTVKPVFEEWLERTQPARKERVLSRIRQTRDGKLNNSEFGSRQRGTGEIAEQIGSLFNVFCGKLELARRLPALDYEQFKPPVTGKGQQWLF from the coding sequence ATGCGACACGGCTCGAATCTCAATCCACCCAATCGTTTCGAGTCGACGTACTCAGAACCGGATCTGGAACAGCTGGAGTGGGATGAGGAATACCTCTCCCAGCCTCGGCGGATGGAGTACATCGACGACAATTCCAAATCGATCGTGACCGAGAACGATTCCCCCGACCTCAATTTTCGCTATAGTGTGAATCCCTATCGGGGTTGTGCACATGGCTGCAGTTACTGTTATGCGCGGCCCTTTCATGAATATCTGGGATATAATGCCGGCCTCGACTTTGAAACGAAAATCATGGTCAAGCATGACGCTGCAAAACTGTTTCGCGACTTTCTGAGCCGCAGCGACTGGCAGCCGGAACTGATCGCGTTTTCCGGCATCACCGATTGCTATCAACCCGCCGAACGCGAATTCCAGTTGACGCGACAGTGTCTGGAAGTGGCATCCGAAGCCAATCAGCCGATCGGCATCGTCACGAAAAATGCACTGGTTGTGCGGGATTTGGAGCTGTTGACCTCGATGGCCCGGCGGTCGCTGGTGCACGTGAGCCTGTCGATTACCACACTCGACCCGCAACTGGCGCGTGAAATGGAGCCGCGGACGAGTATCCCGGCGGCGCGGCTGCGGGCGATTCGCGAACTGTCGGCGGCGGGTGTGCCGACGAAGGTGATGGTCTCGCCTATCATTCCAGGCTTAAACGATCACGAAGTACCGGAGATTCTGAAAGCAGCGAAAGAGGCGGGTGCGATGTCGGCGAGTTACATCATGCTGCGTCTGCCTTTGACGGTGAAACCGGTGTTTGAGGAATGGCTGGAACGAACACAGCCCGCGCGGAAGGAACGGGTGTTGAGCCGCATCCGCCAGACGCGGGACGGCAAGCTGAACAACTCGGAATTCGGCAGCCGCCAGCGGGGCACCGGGGAAATCGCCGAGCAGATCGGCAGCCTGTTCAACGTCTTCTGTGGTAAACTGGAACTGGCTCGACGCTTACCGGCTTTAGATTACGAACAGTTCAAACCGCCTGTTACAGGTAAGGGCCAGCAGTGGCTGTTTTAA
- a CDS encoding alpha/beta fold hydrolase, which yields MKETLILIPGLGSTEVTWQHQTQHLGDLLDLQILVMDQAKRRAELVETLLSQAPERFHLAGHSFGGWLAQAVAATAPERVSKLMLLNTYARHNPEHVGLLEQFKENLQQGMLGETLDANLPNIIFPGRLEDDELVQPIQKMLKGFSPASYEHQVQAMIDDYATEDLLPKISCPTLVVHAREDNTFPSAELEFIADQIPAAQFTIIEECGHMSPLERPQAITALMRLWFKK from the coding sequence ATGAAAGAAACCCTGATCTTGATTCCCGGGCTGGGAAGTACTGAAGTCACCTGGCAGCATCAGACGCAACACCTGGGAGATCTGCTGGACTTGCAGATCCTCGTGATGGACCAGGCAAAACGTAGAGCCGAATTAGTCGAAACCCTGCTCAGCCAGGCACCCGAGCGATTCCATCTGGCGGGACATTCCTTCGGCGGCTGGCTGGCCCAGGCGGTCGCCGCGACAGCGCCCGAGCGGGTCTCGAAACTGATGCTGCTCAACACGTATGCCAGACACAATCCGGAGCACGTCGGCCTGCTTGAACAGTTTAAAGAGAACCTGCAGCAGGGGATGCTCGGCGAAACACTGGATGCCAACCTGCCGAACATCATTTTTCCGGGTCGCCTGGAAGACGATGAACTCGTGCAGCCCATTCAGAAAATGTTGAAAGGCTTTTCTCCCGCCAGCTATGAACACCAGGTACAGGCCATGATCGATGACTACGCCACTGAAGATCTGCTGCCAAAGATATCCTGCCCGACGCTGGTCGTCCACGCTCGTGAAGACAATACCTTTCCCAGTGCAGAACTGGAATTCATCGCCGATCAGATCCCCGCCGCCCAATTCACCATCATCGAAGAGTGCGGCCACATGTCCCCCCTGGAACGCCCTCAGGCCATCACTGCCCTGATGCGACTCTGGTTTAAAAAATAA
- the clcA gene encoding H(+)/Cl(-) exchange transporter ClcA, with translation MVEGGENHHIELKTAMWIYLMALVIGVGVGTLGSAFHYCLDKVIGIYAEIAALFSGSGSLLILVASIVGAAMVAGAAILVRKYAPETAGSGIQEIEGVMGELMTLRWRSVLPVKFLGGVLSMGAGLVLGREGPTIHLGGCVGQIVGEKTQADKHTLNTFLAAGATAGLSVAFSAPLGAILFMIEEVRPRFRYSFVALHAVIIASITANLINDQVFGTLPQLPVQLQASLPTFQPTSNLLLTLSLNLLLGALIGVLGAGFNSVMLKSLRISDGLSGRTMLIIAASVGAVVGALMIISPEYAGGGEALVKEIFVESPLLGFLLALLVVRATLTFLSYSIGVPGGIFAPMLALGALIGTSFGYVVHELAPQAELQEATFAVAAMGALFAATVRAPLTGIVLVAEMTDSFELLPAMIVTCMTASIVAQSLGSRPIYDLLLERTLERRGLNAEPVNGS, from the coding sequence ATGGTAGAAGGCGGCGAGAATCATCATATCGAACTGAAGACGGCGATGTGGATCTATCTGATGGCGCTGGTGATTGGCGTGGGGGTCGGTACGCTGGGTTCGGCCTTTCATTACTGTCTTGATAAAGTGATCGGTATCTATGCCGAGATCGCTGCACTGTTTTCCGGATCTGGCTCCCTGTTGATACTGGTAGCGTCGATCGTGGGAGCGGCGATGGTGGCAGGAGCCGCGATCCTCGTGCGAAAATATGCGCCGGAGACTGCAGGTAGTGGCATTCAGGAAATTGAAGGCGTGATGGGTGAGTTAATGACGCTCCGCTGGCGGAGTGTGCTACCTGTAAAATTCTTAGGCGGCGTGCTGTCAATGGGAGCAGGACTGGTGCTCGGCCGAGAAGGTCCGACGATTCACCTGGGCGGTTGTGTCGGACAGATCGTGGGTGAAAAAACGCAGGCGGATAAACACACGTTGAATACGTTCCTGGCTGCGGGCGCGACCGCGGGACTGAGTGTCGCCTTCAGTGCGCCGCTGGGCGCGATTCTGTTTATGATCGAAGAAGTCAGGCCGCGATTTCGATACAGCTTTGTCGCGCTGCATGCGGTGATCATTGCCAGTATCACGGCGAACCTGATCAACGATCAGGTGTTTGGCACGCTGCCTCAGTTGCCGGTTCAATTGCAGGCATCTTTACCCACTTTTCAGCCGACGAGCAATCTGCTGCTGACTCTGTCGTTGAACCTGCTGCTGGGCGCGTTGATTGGCGTACTGGGAGCGGGTTTTAATTCGGTGATGTTAAAGTCCCTGCGGATCTCTGATGGATTGAGCGGCCGTACAATGCTGATCATCGCGGCGTCGGTGGGTGCTGTGGTCGGCGCGCTGATGATTATCTCACCGGAATACGCGGGCGGTGGCGAAGCGCTGGTGAAAGAAATATTCGTGGAGTCCCCGCTGCTCGGCTTTTTGCTGGCTTTGCTGGTCGTGCGGGCAACGCTGACATTTCTGAGTTATTCGATCGGCGTGCCCGGCGGTATCTTCGCACCGATGTTGGCGCTGGGCGCATTGATTGGCACGAGCTTCGGTTATGTGGTGCATGAGCTCGCACCGCAAGCAGAACTGCAGGAGGCGACATTTGCTGTCGCCGCAATGGGTGCCCTGTTTGCAGCGACTGTGCGGGCACCCCTCACGGGGATCGTGCTGGTCGCGGAGATGACGGACAGCTTCGAACTGCTGCCGGCAATGATCGTGACCTGCATGACCGCCAGCATCGTCGCCCAGTCTCTGGGGAGTCGCCCGATCTATGATCTGCTACTGGAGCGAACGTTGGAACGCAGAGGGTTGAATGCGGAACCGGTAAACGGTTCCTGA
- a CDS encoding DUF1501 domain-containing protein has translation MVQSHFTLQFIELQWRTGIVLEIPGIVEPTFSRRCFLQTAGYAAIAAALNQRRLSASKNAPHTPIRSCVLLMLYGGPSQIDTWDMKPDASSEVRGEYRPIKTSVPGLINCEHLTACAQIMHKLTVIRSMHHDLTNHNSAMYQALVGKTPSSNNEVLGENRLGDFPNVAAAISYATAHGALPRTGNPLINVALPHVMHNVVDLPGQNSGFLGGSHDPFQINADPNTDQFRVQNLQRPPAVSEPRLQDRRTLLKSLDQLQVENVDLESYQRRAFELLQNDTVQSAFRIEREPTSVREQYGRHKLGQSLLLARRLVESGVRFINVHDGVRNGQTVNWDSHSSLFPRHRELLAPFDQGFATFINDLAQRGLLNSTLVIAMGEFGRTPRVNVNGGRDHWPNCYSVVLAGGGVRQGTTYGASDSLGVYPHSHPVTPADLAATIFIRFGINPETEIQDRTGRPFKLSEGRFIPVF, from the coding sequence TTGGTACAATCCCATTTTACTTTGCAGTTCATCGAACTCCAGTGGAGAACCGGTATCGTGCTCGAAATACCCGGCATTGTGGAACCCACTTTTTCACGCCGCTGCTTTCTGCAAACAGCGGGCTACGCCGCGATTGCCGCCGCGTTGAATCAACGTCGTCTCTCCGCCAGCAAAAACGCACCACACACGCCGATCCGCTCCTGTGTGTTATTGATGCTCTACGGCGGTCCCAGTCAGATCGACACCTGGGACATGAAGCCCGACGCCTCCTCCGAAGTGCGCGGCGAGTATCGCCCCATCAAAACCAGTGTACCCGGACTGATCAATTGCGAACACCTTACCGCTTGCGCCCAGATCATGCATAAGCTGACGGTCATCCGCTCAATGCACCACGATCTGACCAATCACAATTCCGCAATGTACCAGGCGCTGGTCGGAAAGACTCCCTCCAGCAATAACGAGGTGCTCGGCGAAAATCGACTGGGGGATTTCCCCAACGTTGCTGCCGCCATCAGTTATGCAACGGCCCATGGTGCGCTCCCCAGAACCGGGAACCCGCTGATCAATGTCGCGCTGCCGCATGTGATGCATAACGTCGTCGATCTACCCGGACAGAATTCCGGCTTCCTGGGAGGCAGCCACGATCCGTTTCAAATCAACGCCGATCCCAATACAGACCAGTTTCGGGTTCAGAACCTGCAGCGCCCGCCCGCCGTCAGCGAACCACGTCTGCAGGATCGTCGCACGTTATTGAAATCATTGGATCAGCTGCAAGTGGAAAACGTCGACCTGGAAAGTTACCAGCGCCGTGCATTCGAACTATTGCAGAATGACACCGTGCAGAGCGCCTTTCGTATCGAACGTGAACCGACGTCCGTCCGCGAACAGTACGGCCGCCATAAGCTGGGGCAAAGCCTGCTGCTGGCGCGTCGACTCGTGGAATCAGGGGTCCGGTTCATCAACGTGCACGACGGAGTCCGAAACGGTCAGACCGTGAACTGGGACAGCCATTCCAGTCTGTTTCCAAGGCATCGCGAACTGCTGGCGCCGTTCGATCAGGGCTTTGCGACGTTTATAAATGATCTGGCTCAGCGCGGCCTGCTGAATTCGACACTCGTCATCGCCATGGGAGAATTCGGTCGCACGCCCCGCGTCAACGTCAATGGTGGCCGCGACCATTGGCCCAACTGCTACAGTGTGGTGCTGGCCGGTGGCGGCGTTCGACAAGGCACCACATACGGTGCCAGCGATTCTCTCGGCGTCTATCCCCATTCGCATCCTGTGACGCCGGCGGATCTGGCAGCCACCATCTTCATCCGCTTCGGCATCAACCCCGAAACCGAAATCCAGGATCGTACCGGCCGTCCCTTTAAACTATCCGAAGGTCGGTTCATTCCAGTGTTTTAA
- a CDS encoding leucine-rich repeat domain-containing protein, translating into MTQTEPNQKCVSRLRWVWRGVGLLVVGGVVWFVVSTVQQWRTIEHLKTEYGMTIYSEPGVLISRLPASWQDQIQFYAADAFDLALNDVIFVNGTGKEIGDEELATIGQFKNLKALYLFDTSITDEGLAHIENMRKLERLGLSGTSLSDRGLLHLSEMAKLNELHLGGTEITDTGLRRLNHLSELQVIDLRETAVSDTGLASLNGFSKLKYLDLSHTRVSDAGLKHLKGLTKLQFLQYEGTQITEAGINDLRQSLPDLSD; encoded by the coding sequence ATGACACAAACCGAACCGAATCAGAAATGCGTGAGCCGCTTGCGCTGGGTCTGGCGGGGTGTCGGTTTGCTGGTCGTTGGTGGGGTGGTCTGGTTTGTGGTGTCGACAGTGCAGCAGTGGCGGACGATTGAGCATCTGAAAACAGAATATGGTATGACGATTTATTCTGAACCCGGAGTTTTGATCAGCAGGCTGCCCGCGTCCTGGCAGGATCAAATTCAGTTCTATGCGGCAGATGCCTTTGACCTTGCATTGAATGATGTCATCTTTGTCAATGGCACTGGAAAGGAGATTGGTGATGAGGAACTGGCCACGATTGGTCAGTTTAAAAATCTGAAAGCACTCTATCTGTTTGACACCTCGATTACGGATGAGGGGCTGGCTCATATTGAAAATATGCGGAAACTGGAACGTCTCGGATTGAGCGGGACCTCACTCAGTGATCGCGGTTTGCTGCACCTGAGCGAGATGGCGAAACTGAATGAACTTCACCTGGGTGGAACAGAGATCACTGATACTGGATTGCGCCGGCTGAATCATCTGTCAGAATTACAGGTGATTGATTTGCGGGAAACCGCTGTCAGTGATACAGGGCTGGCCAGTTTGAATGGATTTTCGAAACTGAAGTATCTTGACCTGAGCCATACACGCGTCAGTGATGCCGGGTTGAAACACCTGAAAGGCCTCACAAAACTGCAATTCTTACAGTATGAGGGAACACAGATCACGGAAGCCGGTATCAATGATCTCCGCCAGTCGCTACCGGATTTGTCTGATTAG